One bacterium genomic region harbors:
- a CDS encoding Gfo/Idh/MocA family oxidoreductase — translation MAKKTDGGKVRIAMIGAGGMANGVHYPSLASFDDVEIVAISELREDRAKTTADKYGIKKTYVGNDEYYKEMLATEKPDGVYVIGQPNIMYPIWNYCVANGYNLYIEKPFGLSIHQARALALLAEKSGSITQCSYQRRIAPIVKKMKDEVTKRGGEINHAVCTFYKCDINPYLDARDHMFDDSVHAIDTLRWLCGGEVVEVQSICKRIGVPDINYITALLTFDNGATGVLMNNWASGRRIFSCEMHASGCYAWVEHEGKAFLYDHGNYEGECFDTKEVAGSNDNFVFGGFCAKNREFIDAIKGGPMPGSNFSDAVKTTEVAEIILANALLNGE, via the coding sequence TTGGCTAAGAAAACTGACGGTGGAAAAGTTCGAATTGCTATGATCGGCGCGGGTGGAATGGCGAATGGCGTTCATTATCCCTCGCTTGCCTCTTTTGACGATGTCGAAATCGTCGCTATCTCTGAATTGCGCGAAGACCGCGCGAAGACGACTGCTGACAAGTACGGCATCAAGAAGACTTATGTCGGAAACGACGAGTATTACAAGGAAATGCTCGCAACTGAAAAGCCGGACGGCGTGTATGTCATCGGTCAGCCGAACATCATGTACCCTATCTGGAATTACTGCGTTGCCAACGGTTATAACCTCTACATCGAGAAGCCGTTCGGGCTGAGCATTCACCAGGCTCGCGCGTTGGCTCTTTTGGCAGAGAAAAGTGGTTCGATTACTCAGTGCAGCTATCAGCGACGCATCGCCCCCATCGTTAAGAAGATGAAGGATGAAGTCACAAAGCGCGGCGGCGAAATCAATCATGCGGTCTGCACCTTCTACAAGTGCGACATCAACCCCTACCTTGACGCTCGCGATCATATGTTCGATGACAGCGTGCATGCAATCGATACACTCCGCTGGCTTTGCGGCGGCGAGGTTGTCGAAGTCCAGAGCATTTGTAAGCGCATCGGCGTTCCTGATATCAACTACATTACGGCGCTTTTGACCTTCGACAATGGCGCAACCGGCGTGTTGATGAACAACTGGGCCAGCGGGCGCCGCATCTTCAGCTGTGAAATGCACGCAAGCGGATGCTATGCCTGGGTTGAGCATGAGGGCAAAGCCTTCCTGTACGATCACGGCAACTACGAAGGCGAGTGCTTCGATACCAAGGAAGTTGCCGGCAGCAACGATAACTTCGTGTTCGGCGGGTTCTGCGCCAAGAACCGTGAGTTCATCGATGCAATCAAGGGCGGCCCGATGCCCGGGTCCAACTTCTCGGATGCGGTCAAGAC